One Planctomycetia bacterium genomic window carries:
- the ald gene encoding alanine dehydrogenase: protein MIIGVPKEVKRDEYRVALLPVGADELTRAGHRVLVERGAGLGSGLPDQSYADHGAELVDTAAEVFARADMIIKVKEPQPQEIALLRAGQVVFTYFHFAADRALTEGVIASGATAVAYETLRDDQGRLPLLTPMSEVAGRMSIQEGAKYLERPQMGRGILLGGVPGVAPAHITILGGGVVGANAAKVAAGFGADICLLDVNMDRLRYLDDIMPANVDCLFSDRHVIREQLRLADLVIGAVLIPGAKAPRLIEREDLKLMKPGSVLIDVAIDQGGCMETSRPTTHSEPTYIVDDVVHYCVTNMPGAVGRTSTYALCNVTLPWALAIANRGIEAAAAALRPVAHAINVHQGEVTNAAVAKTFGMKQSVRFGV, encoded by the coding sequence ATGATTATCGGCGTCCCCAAAGAAGTAAAGCGCGATGAGTATCGCGTGGCTTTGCTGCCGGTCGGGGCGGATGAGTTGACTCGGGCCGGGCACCGGGTGCTCGTTGAGCGCGGAGCGGGGCTGGGTTCCGGACTGCCTGACCAGAGTTATGCCGATCACGGAGCGGAACTCGTCGATACGGCCGCCGAGGTCTTTGCCCGGGCGGACATGATCATCAAGGTCAAGGAGCCGCAGCCGCAGGAGATTGCGTTGCTCCGAGCGGGACAGGTCGTCTTCACCTACTTTCACTTCGCCGCCGATCGAGCGCTCACCGAAGGCGTGATCGCCTCGGGCGCGACGGCGGTCGCTTACGAGACCCTGCGCGACGATCAGGGGCGGCTGCCGCTCTTGACGCCCATGAGCGAAGTTGCGGGCCGCATGAGCATCCAGGAAGGGGCCAAATACCTGGAGCGTCCGCAGATGGGGCGGGGAATTTTGCTCGGCGGCGTGCCGGGCGTTGCACCGGCGCATATTACGATTCTCGGCGGCGGCGTGGTCGGCGCGAATGCCGCGAAAGTGGCCGCCGGCTTCGGCGCGGATATCTGTCTGCTTGACGTCAATATGGACCGGCTACGTTACCTCGACGACATCATGCCGGCCAACGTCGATTGCCTGTTCAGCGATCGCCATGTCATCCGCGAGCAATTGCGGCTGGCGGACCTGGTGATCGGCGCCGTGCTCATTCCCGGCGCGAAAGCGCCGCGGCTGATCGAACGTGAAGACCTGAAGTTGATGAAGCCCGGCAGCGTGCTGATCGACGTGGCGATCGACCAGGGAGGCTGCATGGAAACGAGCCGCCCGACGACGCACAGCGAGCCGACGTACATCGTGGACGACGTGGTGCACTACTGCGTGACCAACATGCCCGGCGCCGTCGGCCGCACCAGCACGTATGCGCTGTGCAATGTGACGCTCCCCTGGGCGCTTGCGATCGCCAATCGCGGGATCGAAGCGGCGGCCGCGGCGCTCCGCCCGGTCGCCCATGCGATCAATGTCCATCAAGGCGAAGTGACGAACGCGGCGGTAGCAAAGACGTTCGGGATGAAGCAGAGTGTGCGGTTCGGCGTGTGA